One region of Bacteroidales bacterium genomic DNA includes:
- the sufD gene encoding Fe-S cluster assembly protein SufD: MNSFQFYIDQYRFRKWKDMPDFVVDIKDEAMEKLSAASFPKGKDEQYLYTDIASLLQENRCLYQPSEEQLTFDKINRFLDSDLPDLNSYSLIFNNGFHVHKESVHVLPGGIVVGSFLSTVRQFSEEYEKFFTDYSLPDDILINLNAMLSGDGFFVFVPANMKPGKPIQITNLFHGNGNVLTQPRNLIIMEPGSSADILLCDYTLSDESFMCNDVTDVVLAEGASLNLTRLQKVNGTSHLFTHTNVRQKMSSHMTTHYISLNGATIRNDLKVNLTGKEAEHYVKGLAFTQQSGHIDNDVHIVHASPDCRSNQLFKHILSDISTGAFTGRIVVDEGAQKTLAYQRSSNILLDAKAKMNIRPQLEIYADDVKCSHGATVGQLDNEALFYLRSRGIGKKEAQKILLQAFAEETLEGISSKEIKNEMIRLVEQKMVENFPV; the protein is encoded by the coding sequence ATGAACTCTTTTCAATTTTATATAGATCAGTATCGTTTCCGTAAATGGAAGGATATGCCTGACTTTGTCGTTGATATCAAAGATGAGGCCATGGAAAAATTGTCTGCAGCCTCCTTCCCAAAAGGAAAGGATGAACAATACTTGTATACCGACATCGCTTCTTTATTACAGGAAAACAGATGTTTGTACCAGCCTTCTGAAGAACAGCTCACATTCGATAAGATCAACCGGTTTTTAGACAGCGATCTTCCTGATCTCAATTCATATAGTTTGATATTTAACAATGGGTTTCATGTACATAAAGAATCGGTACATGTGTTACCGGGAGGGATTGTAGTCGGTAGTTTTTTAAGCACCGTCCGTCAATTCAGTGAAGAGTATGAGAAGTTTTTTACGGATTATTCTCTGCCGGACGATATATTGATCAACCTGAATGCTATGTTGAGCGGTGATGGTTTTTTTGTATTCGTTCCTGCCAACATGAAACCCGGTAAACCGATCCAGATCACCAACCTTTTTCATGGAAATGGAAATGTGTTGACACAGCCCAGGAATCTGATCATTATGGAACCGGGGAGTTCGGCGGACATATTGCTTTGCGATTATACACTCTCTGATGAGTCATTCATGTGTAATGATGTTACGGATGTAGTACTGGCTGAAGGAGCATCTTTGAACCTGACCCGTTTACAGAAAGTGAACGGTACTTCCCATTTATTCACCCATACCAATGTGCGGCAGAAAATGTCCAGCCACATGACCACACATTATATTTCTTTAAATGGAGCTACGATACGTAATGACTTGAAAGTAAATCTTACAGGGAAAGAAGCGGAACATTATGTAAAAGGGTTGGCTTTTACCCAACAAAGCGGACATATCGATAATGATGTACATATTGTGCATGCTTCTCCGGATTGTCGAAGTAACCAGTTATTCAAACATATTTTATCGGATATTTCCACAGGTGCTTTTACCGGTCGCATTGTTGTTGATGAAGGTGCACAAAAAACCTTGGCCTATCAACGGAGTAGTAATATCCTGTTGGACGCAAAGGCAAAAATGAACATAAGGCCGCAACTGGAGATCTACGCTGATGACGTGAAATGCAGCCATGGCGCTACGGTTGGACAGTTAGATAATGAGGCATTGTTTTATCTCCGGTCGCGTGGTATCGGTAAAAAAGAAGCACAGAAGATCTTGCTTCAGGCTTTTGCGGAAGAGACCCTTGAAGGGATTTCCAGTAAAGAGATCAAGAATGAAATGATACGTCTGGTTGAACAGAAAATGGTTGAAAACTTTCCTGTTTGA